The proteins below come from a single Thermovirga sp. genomic window:
- a CDS encoding peptidase M20, with product MENARQAILELLLDLARIPSVTRSAGEVEAGRFIHSWLSGKDYFRDHPDNIRFIPVPGDSFGRGAVMAVVEAEPAVEETVILTGHFDVVGTEDFGP from the coding sequence ATGGAGAATGCCAGGCAGGCCATACTTGAACTCCTCCTGGACCTGGCCCGGATACCCAGCGTCACCCGTTCGGCTGGGGAAGTCGAGGCCGGAAGGTTCATCCATTCCTGGCTTTCGGGAAAAGATTATTTCCGTGACCATCCCGACAATATCAGGTTTATTCCTGTCCCCGGGGACTCCTTCGGAAGGGGGGCCGTCATGGCCGTCGTGGAGGCCGAACCAGCCGTCGAAGAGACCGTGATCCTCACCGGGCACTTCGACGTGGTGGGGACCGAAGACTTCGGCCCC